In Halomicrobium zhouii, the sequence CCTCGACCGGTTCGACGACGTAGTGTTCGGCGATGGTTCCCAGGATGCCCCCGCCGTGGGAGTGGCCGCCGCCGGCGCCGGGGGCAGCCGACCCCGTCAGGAAGGCGCCGTGGCCCGTCTCGTGCCAGAACACCCAGCCGAGAAAGGAGAGCACCATCAACGCCAGGCCGATCTGGTAGGCCCGGCGGAGCGAGAGCTTGTCGTGGATGACGAGGTAGGGCCCCGACAGGAGCGCGAGCGCGAAGGCGACGAAGAGGAACGGCCGCGGGTCCGGCGGCAGGCCGCGCGAGGCCAGGTCGAGGAGGGCGGTCCCGTAGATGAGGCTCCGCGGGAACCCCCACCAGAGGTGGTAGGCCGCGGTGACGAACACGAGGGCGGCGACGGTGGCTCGCGCCGCGCGGACGTACCGGTGATCCATGTCCGAAACGCCGGCGAGCGAAGCCAAGAGCGCGTCGATACGCGCCGAGAACGGGACACCACCGCGCACGTGTGCGAGCGCAGGCACGAGCACGCGCCTGGCGCGGACACCCGCGCCCGCCCAACCGGGCGCACACACGCGCTATCTGCCGATTTCGGACGAAACACTTTTGGATGCACCTCGCCCTATCCACCTGTAATGAGCGAGCAATCTGGTGATGTCTCGTGGAGCTGATCATCACCGAGAAGGAGAACGCTGCCCGCCGGATCGCGGAGATCCTCAGCGAGGGGAGCGCGCAGGCCGAGCGCAAGAACGGGGTCAACGTGTATCGCTGGGGCTCGAAACGCGTGATGGGGCTCTCGGGCCACGTCGTGGGGGTCGACTTCCCGCCCGAGTACTCCGACTGGCGCGACGTCGAGCCGGCGGAACTGGTCGACGCCGACGTCGTCAAGTCGGCGACCCAGGAGAACATCGTCGAGACGCTCCGCTTCCTCGCCCGCAAGGCCGAGGAGGCCACCATCGCGACTGACTACGACCGCGAGGGGGAACTCATCGGCAAGGAAGCGTACGAGCTGATCCGTGACGAGACGGACGTCCCCGTCAAGCGAGTCCGCTTTTCCTCCATCACCGAGCGGGAGGTCCGGAACGCCTTCGCGAACCCGGACGACCTCGACTTCGACCTGGCCGCCGCCGGCGAAGCCCGCCAGATCATCGACCTGGTCTGGGGCGCCGCGCTGACGCGCTTTCTCTCCCTCTCGGCGCGCCAGCTCGGCAACGACTTCATCAGCGTCGGCCGGGTCCAGTCCCCGACGCTGAAGCTCATCGTCGACCGCGAACGCGAGATCGAGGCCTTCGACCCGGAAGACTACTGGGAGATCTACGGCGACCTGACCAAGGGCGCCGAATCCTTCGAGGCCCAGTACTTCTACGACGACGACGGCACCGAGGCCGAGCGCGTCTGGGACGAGGAGTCGGCCGAGGCCGCCTACGAAGCCATCGCGAGCACGGACGCCGCGACGGTCACCTCGGTCCGTCGGCGGACCCGTACCGACGACCCGCCGGAGCCGTTCAACACCACGGCGTTCATCTCCGCCGCGAGTTCGCTCGGTTACTCCGCCCAGCGCTCGATGTCCATCGCCGAGGATCTGTACACCGCCGGGTACATGACCTACCCGCGGACGGACAACACGGTGTACCCGGACGACCTGGAACCGGACGAACTGCTCGACGAGTTCGTCGGCGACTCGACGTTCGGCGAGCACGCCGAGATGCTGCTGGAGCAAGAGGAGATCGTGCCGACGGAGGGCGACGACGAGACGACCGACCACCCGCCCATCCACCCGACCGGCGAGATTCCCGCGCCGAGCGAACTCGGCGAGGATGAGTGGGAAGTGTTCGAACTCGTCGTCCGCCGCTTCTTCGCGACGGTGGCCGAGCCCGCGAAGTGGGCCCACCTCCGTGTGGTCGCCGAGGCGGCCGACCACTCGCTCAAGGCCAACGGCAAGCGCCTGGTCGAACCGGGGTACCACGAGGTCTATCCGTACTCCAGCGCGAGCGAGAACTTCGTCCCCGCCGTCGAGGAGGGCGAGGAACTCGCGCTGTCCGACGTCGAGCTCCAGGCCAAGCAGACCCAGCCGCCGCGCCGGTACGGCCAGTCCCGGCTCATCCAGAAGATGGAGGAACTTGGCCTCGGGACGAAGGCGACCCGGCACAACACCATCGAGAAGCTGTACGACCGGGGCTACATCGAGAACGACCCGCCGCGGCCGACGACGCTGGCCACGGCTGTCGTCAAGGCGGCCGAGGAGTTCGCCGACCACGTCGTGAGCGACGACATGACCGCCCAACTGGAGGCGGACATGTCCGCCATCGCCAACGGCGAGGCGACGCTCGACGACGTCACCGTGGAGTCCCGCGAGATGCTGGAGGCGGTGTTCGAGGAACTCGCCTCCTCCCGCGAGGAGGTCGGTGAACACCTCCAGGAGTCACTCAAGGCCGACAAGCGACTCGGTCCGTGTCCCGACTGCGGCGACGACCTGCTCGTTCGCCGCTCGCGCCAGGGGTCGTACTTCGTCGGCTGCGACGGCTTCCCGGAGTGTGAGTACACGCTGCCGCTCCCCTCGACGGGCGACCCGCTCGTCATCGAGGAGACCTGCGAGGAACACGAGATGAACCACGTGAAGATGCTCGCCGGACGGGACACCTTCGTCCACGGCTGTCCCCGCTGTGAAGCGGAGAAGGCCGACGAGACCGAAGACGAGGTCATCGGGGTGTGTCCGGAGTGTGGGGAGGAGCACGACGGAGAGTTGGCGATCAAGCGCCTCCGCTCTGGCTCCCGACTCGTCGGCTGTACGCGCTACCCCGACTGCGACTACTCGCTCCCGCTGCCGCGCAACGGCGACATCGTCGTGACCGAGGCACGCTGTGAGGAACACGACCTCCCGGAGATCGAAATCCACGACCAGGCCGGCGACGGGGCAGATGATGTGGCTGACGACAGGGCTGACGACGAGGAAGGCGATGACGCCGACGACGACGGACCGTGGGAACTGGGCTGTCCCATATGCAACTTCGAGGAGTACCAGGCCCGCCAGCGCGTCGACGACCTGGAGGACCTGTCGGGGATCGGCGGCGCGACCGCCGAGAAACTCGCCGACGTCGGCGTCGACTCGGTGGACGACCTGAAGGACGTCGAACCGGGCGAGGTTGCCGCCACCGTCCAGGGCGTCACCGCCAAACAGGTCGAGGAGTGGCAGGAGACGCTGGACGGCGAAGGCGAAGCACCCGCCGCGGACTGACCGAGTTCCTGTTTTCTGACCCGGCGGCCGTCGACTCGATGGCTACAGCGTCGTCGAGACGCGTTCGCCGCTGACGACCTCGGGGATGATCACCTCGTCGGCGCCCGCGCGGCGGGCAAGCGTCTCGTCGGTCTCGTCGCCGACGCGGACCACCAGCCGGACCGTCGGCGCCAGCTGGCTCGCCGCGAGGACGATCTGGATGTTCGCATTCGAGTCGTCGATGGCGCCGACGACGGCGCTGGCCCGCTCGATGCCCGCGTCGCCGAGGGTCTCCTCGCGTCTGGCGTCCCCCCGCACCGCGAGGACGCCGTCGTCGATGGCCTGGTCGTACTGTGCCTCCTGGGTCTCGACGACGACCACGTCGCGACCGGCGTCGTCGAGGCTGCGAGCCACGGTCTTGCCGAAGGTGCCGTAGCCGCAGACGACGACGTGGTCGTCGAGGTCGCCGATGGTGGATAGTTGCTGCATCGCTCTGAGTTCCTCGCGCATCTGTCCGCCGAACGCCGCCGTCAGGACCGTCTCGCCGGTCCACAGCCCCGTGAGTACGAGCCCCGTCAGCACGACGATGGCGTACCCCTTCACCAGCGTCGCCGGCCCGTCGTGGTTCTGGAAGTGCAACTCGATGCTCGTTGGGTCGAGCAACCAGAACAGCGCGTCGACGACGCCGACGCCGCCGAGGGCGGTGAAGCCCGCGACGCCAGCGAGGACGACGGCCGCGAACGCGGCGATCGGTCTGAGGGCGTGTCTGAGCAGTGGTCGACGGAGCAAGCCGCCGAGCGGAACAGGTGCCACGTAGTGATGGTGTGTGGTAGTTCGTATCAAATGGGCGTTCGTGGCGAGATTTGCTATTGTGTGGGTTGTTTGTTGGGGATTTTCGTTTGATTCGGGCGTGTTTCGAGTGAATGGGTGTGTTAGTGGGTCGGTGCTGGGAGAAACGAGCCCGCAAACAACCAGAAAGCCCTCAGCGTGCTCGACTTGCGCGGACCCGCTGCGCGCGCTCGTTCCTCGCGTGCTTGCGGGTCCGGGCTTCGCCGACCACGCCTCGCCCTTTCATTCCTCCAGGTCCCGCATCGCTCGCGCGATGAAACGCGCTCGCGATTGACTCCACCACCCCTCCCCGGATTCGGCGCGTCCGCGCCGAATCACGCTTCCTGCCCGCCCAGCATCCGGCTGGCCGGGAACGCGTCCCCGAGCAACGCGAGGGGCGCGCGACCTGGGGAAGGGCAGGGCTGCGGTGTGGTGCCTGGAGGACTGAAAGGGCGAGGCGCGGTCCGGGAACCCCGGTCCACCAAGCACCGCAACGCAGTGAGGAGCGCAGGTGGACCGCGGGACCGGAGCGCGCCGAGGGCTTTCGAGGTGTTGGGCGTCGTGGTCACAGCAGCTCCGCCAGATCGCTCGGCCCTTCATCTGTATCGATCACATCACGCGAGATACCGAACACCTAGAAGCCGATGTGGGAGGTCGAACTCGGGCCGTCGTCGTCGCCCTCGCCGATGCCGCCCTCGTGGGCGAAGGTGTACTCGTCGTCGGTCAGGAAGATCGCTTCGTCCTTGACGACGAGGTCGACGTCGGGGAGGGTCGTGTCGGCGGCGTCGCCGTTGTCGCAGTAGCCCGAGCAGGCGTCGAACATCGAGCCGTGTTTCGGGCAGATGATCTGCCCGTCGCGCATGGCGACGCCGCGGCCGGTGTCGAATCGCTGGGCCTCGTGGGTACAGCGGTTGACGAACGCCCGCACGGGTCGGTCCTCTTCGTCGCAGGGAACGACGATCAGCTCCTCCTCGGCGCCGTACTCGTCCGTCGCTGTGAAGCGATAGGAGCGGTTCTCGCGGACGTCGGAGACGGTGGTGAGTTCGGTTCCCGTCGGCATGGGTGAATCGAGTGGTTTCGGCGACTAAGTTCTGTGGGCGGTAGACGAGGCCGACGGGTTCGCGGGCTTCCGCGAGACGGCGACCAAGACCAACTCGCTGGTGGACCGCCTCCGGAAGCTCACCCTCCCCGCCGTGGACGACGTGCGCGAGGGGCTGGAAAGCTACGTCGAGACGATGGAGCGTGCCGAGGAACTCGAAGAGAAAATCCAGCGAACCGACGACCTGATCGACGAAATCGTCTACGAGCTGTACGGGCTGACCGACGAGGAAATCGAGATCGTGGAAGATGCGGTGGGCGAGGACTGAGTACCGCGAGCGAGCGGAGTGAGCGAGCGGCCTTTTTCGCCACCGGGAGAGCAAGCTCTCCCGAGCCCACCCTCGCTTCGCTCGCGTGGACCACGTTTTTCGAGGAGTGGTTCCCGCAGCGAACGGAGCGGGCGCGAAGCGCCCGCGATTGTTCGAACGGGGAACGGAGTGACCCGTGAGAACGAAGTGAGCGAGGAAACCCGACGATGAAAAAGGTGGTCGTGTAGGAGCTGTACGGGCTGACCGACGAGGAAATCGAAATCGTGGAGGCAGCGGTGGGCGAGGACTGAAGAGACGACCTCGAATTTAAATGCCATCGGGACCCACCTGTTTTCATGGGAATCGTCCGGGACAGCGAACACAGCAACGGTGCGCCAACCGTGGAAGGGACGGGAATACGGGTGAAGGATATAGCAACTGCCTACGAGCACAGTGGGTACGAGCCCGACGAGATTACCCAGTTGTATCCCGATCTCTCGCTGGGTGACGTTCACCGCGCGCTGGCGTTTTACTACGACCACATCGACGACTTCCGATCAGCCGGTTCCGAGTCTGCGCCTGCATGACGCCCCCGTTGTATTGCGACGAAAGTATCTGGATTCCCGTCGCCGACGGACTCCGTCGTCGTGGGTGGGAGGTACGTACAGTCCGAGACGAGGGAACCCTGGGTGATCCTGACCGGGACAGCTGCAGTACGCGACGGAACGGGACTGGATCGTCGCGACGTTCGACGACGACTTTCTTTCCCTCGTCGAAGGCGAGGGGTTAGACCACGCAGGCCTGATATACGTTCAGCAAGCGGGACGCAAGATCGGTGACGTCGTGAAGGCCGTCGATACGTGTCTCGAAGCATTCGAAGAGACTGAGCAGGATATTCACTATCTATAGCCGAGCAGTACGGACTGATCAACGAGGAAATCGAAATTGTCGAAGAGGCGGTGGGAAGGAATTGAGTACCGCGAGCGAACGGAGTGAGCGAGCGGCCTTTTTCGCCCACGTTTTTCGAGGAGTGGTGCCGGAGCGACGCGACGGCACCCGACGAAGAAAAAGGTGGTTCCGAAGCGGTTTTACCGTCCGGCGAGAGTCACTCACCAACATGAGCGACTGGGCGGACTGGGACCACATCGTGAAGATCGACCCGGACAAGACGCTGGTCGAGGGGGAGACGTTCGAGGACGTCGCGGCGACGGGCACCGACGCCATTGAGGTCGGCGGCACGACCGGCATGACCGAGGAGAAGATGGCCCGCGTCGTCGAGGCCTGCGGGAAACACGACGTACCGGTGTACATCGAGCCCTCCAACCCGGCCTCGGTCGTCCACAGCGACCTCCACGAGGGCTACCTGGTCCCGGTGGTCCTCAACGCGGGCGACGTGACGTGGATCACCGGCGCCCACAAGGAGTGGGCCCGCATCGACGACGGCATCGACTGGTCGCGCACGTGGACGGAGGGGTACATCGTCATGAACCCCGAGGCTTCCGTCGCCAGCTACACGCAGGCTGACTGCGACCTCGAGGCGGACGACGTCGCGGCCTACGCCGAAGTCGCCGAACACCTGCTGGGCCAGGACATCGTCTACGTCGAGTACTCCGGGACCTTCGGCGACCCCGAGATCGTCGAGGCCGCCGCGGCGACCCTCGACGAGGCCACGCTGTTCTACGGCGGCGGCATCCACGACTACGACTCCGCGCGCACGATGGCCGCCGTCGCCGACACCGTCGTCGTCGGCGACCTGGTCCACGACGAAGGCGTCGACGCGGTCCGCGAGACGGTCGAAGGGGCCAGGGACGCACAGCCCGCCGCACCGACTGGCGAGTAGTTCTTCCCTCGACCACATTCTGTGACTTCGACGCATGGGTTCTCGCTCTACAACGGGCGCCTCCGGGATGTGGTCGGTACAGGGAGTGGAGTGAGCGATCGGTTGGGTTACGGGATTGTCGGTCTTCGCACGAAGTCAAACAACTCGAAAGCCCTCAGCGCGCTCGACGCGCCCTGTGCGGGATATCCTCGCTCCTCCGTCGCTCGGATAGGGCCCGCGCAGGCCACGCGAGCCCGCCTCGCCCTTTCAGTCCGCCAGGCACAGCCTCGCTCGTGCGATGAAACGCACTCACGATTGACTCCGCCACCCCTCCCCGGTCGCTCGCCGGACGGCGAGCGACACGCGTCCTGACCGCCCTGCAACCGCCCGGCCGGGAGGCCGTCTCGTCGGCCGACCAGGGGAAGGGCAGGGCTGCGGTGCGGTGCGGGCCTCGGAGGACTGAAAGGGCGAGGCGCGCTCCGGGAACCCCGGACCGATAAGCACGCGAGGAACGAGCGCGCGCAGTCGGTCCGCGGGACTGGAGCCCGCCGAGGGCTTTCTCGGTGTTGGCGGTGCCGTTTCTTCCAGCACCAACTCAGAAGAACCACCCACTCAGTTCACATACGGACATCCCAGAGGCCGGGAGCGCGTCTCCGAGCAAACGCGAAAGAGGCGACCGAATCGCGGGATCCACCCGTTAGAAGACGAAGCGTTCGAAGAGGCGGCGCAGGATCGTCGACCGCTTGGCGCCCTGTGGGTGGACCTGGATGGCCGTGCAGTCGACGGCGTCGACGATGCGGTCGGCGGGGCGGCCGAACAGGCTGCCGGTGATCCGGCCGCCGTCGGTGCCGATGACCAGCAGGTCTGCCGGGTCGATGGCCGAGACGATGTCGCGGGCTGGGTCATCGGAGTCGACGATTTCCCGGTGGACGGGGACCGAACACAGTTCCTCGAGTTCGGCGAGGTACTCGGTGATGGTCTCGCGCTGGGCGTCGGTCGCAGTGCCCTCGATGGGGTAGAGCAGGTCGATGCGTGACCCGGTCTCGGTCGCCAGGGCGCTCGCGACGGCGATCCGCTCGGGGTCGAACGGGCCGTTGTCGGTGACGACGGTGATCGTGTGTATGCGGTCGAGGTCCCGGTCCTCGACGAGGAGGACGTCACACGGCGCGTTGCGGGTGATCCACTCGATGCCGGTGCCGAACACGGACGCGTAGAGGGGGTCGTCCCGGCGTGCCAGGAGCAGGAAGTCCGGGTCCTCGTGGTCGGCGAAGTTGACGATGGCTCGCTCGGCGTCGTGGCTGACGATCTCGCCGTAGCGGATCGGGACGTCGAACTCCGCAG encodes:
- a CDS encoding DUF433 domain-containing protein, which translates into the protein MGIVRDSEHSNGAPTVEGTGIRVKDIATAYEHSGYEPDEITQLYPDLSLGDVHRALAFYYDHIDDFRSAGSESAPA
- a CDS encoding DNA topoisomerase I, encoding MELIITEKENAARRIAEILSEGSAQAERKNGVNVYRWGSKRVMGLSGHVVGVDFPPEYSDWRDVEPAELVDADVVKSATQENIVETLRFLARKAEEATIATDYDREGELIGKEAYELIRDETDVPVKRVRFSSITEREVRNAFANPDDLDFDLAAAGEARQIIDLVWGAALTRFLSLSARQLGNDFISVGRVQSPTLKLIVDREREIEAFDPEDYWEIYGDLTKGAESFEAQYFYDDDGTEAERVWDEESAEAAYEAIASTDAATVTSVRRRTRTDDPPEPFNTTAFISAASSLGYSAQRSMSIAEDLYTAGYMTYPRTDNTVYPDDLEPDELLDEFVGDSTFGEHAEMLLEQEEIVPTEGDDETTDHPPIHPTGEIPAPSELGEDEWEVFELVVRRFFATVAEPAKWAHLRVVAEAADHSLKANGKRLVEPGYHEVYPYSSASENFVPAVEEGEELALSDVELQAKQTQPPRRYGQSRLIQKMEELGLGTKATRHNTIEKLYDRGYIENDPPRPTTLATAVVKAAEEFADHVVSDDMTAQLEADMSAIANGEATLDDVTVESREMLEAVFEELASSREEVGEHLQESLKADKRLGPCPDCGDDLLVRRSRQGSYFVGCDGFPECEYTLPLPSTGDPLVIEETCEEHEMNHVKMLAGRDTFVHGCPRCEAEKADETEDEVIGVCPECGEEHDGELAIKRLRSGSRLVGCTRYPDCDYSLPLPRNGDIVVTEARCEEHDLPEIEIHDQAGDGADDVADDRADDEEGDDADDDGPWELGCPICNFEEYQARQRVDDLEDLSGIGGATAEKLADVGVDSVDDLKDVEPGEVAATVQGVTAKQVEEWQETLDGEGEAPAAD
- a CDS encoding Rieske (2Fe-2S) protein, which codes for MPTGTELTTVSDVRENRSYRFTATDEYGAEEELIVVPCDEEDRPVRAFVNRCTHEAQRFDTGRGVAMRDGQIICPKHGSMFDACSGYCDNGDAADTTLPDVDLVVKDEAIFLTDDEYTFAHEGGIGEGDDDGPSSTSHIGF
- a CDS encoding potassium channel family protein codes for the protein MAPVPLGGLLRRPLLRHALRPIAAFAAVVLAGVAGFTALGGVGVVDALFWLLDPTSIELHFQNHDGPATLVKGYAIVVLTGLVLTGLWTGETVLTAAFGGQMREELRAMQQLSTIGDLDDHVVVCGYGTFGKTVARSLDDAGRDVVVVETQEAQYDQAIDDGVLAVRGDARREETLGDAGIERASAVVGAIDDSNANIQIVLAASQLAPTVRLVVRVGDETDETLARRAGADEVIIPEVVSGERVSTTL
- a CDS encoding phosphoglycerol geranylgeranyltransferase, whose amino-acid sequence is MSDWADWDHIVKIDPDKTLVEGETFEDVAATGTDAIEVGGTTGMTEEKMARVVEACGKHDVPVYIEPSNPASVVHSDLHEGYLVPVVLNAGDVTWITGAHKEWARIDDGIDWSRTWTEGYIVMNPEASVASYTQADCDLEADDVAAYAEVAEHLLGQDIVYVEYSGTFGDPEIVEAAAATLDEATLFYGGGIHDYDSARTMAAVADTVVVGDLVHDEGVDAVRETVEGARDAQPAAPTGE
- a CDS encoding DUF5615 family PIN-like protein gives rise to the protein MQYATERDWIVATFDDDFLSLVEGEGLDHAGLIYVQQAGRKIGDVVKAVDTCLEAFEETEQDIHYL